The nucleotide sequence TCCTTCACCGCGAGGACGTCGGGGCGGCCGTCGCCGGTGAGGTCCGTGTCGACGCCGGAGCCCAGGCGGGCGGCGGCGCGGAGCAGCTTGTGGTCGGAGAGCGGCTTGGTGCCCGGCGACTCGGGCTCGAAGGCGTCGGCCCGGACGGTGTGGAAGTCGCGTGCGCTGAGGAAGACGTGGTCGAACTTCCTGCCGCTCGCGACGGTCGGCTCACCGGAGTGGCAGGAAGTGGCGCCGCTGGTGAGGCAGTTCTCGGTGAAGAAGTCGCGGTCGTTCTCGTCGGCCTCGACGAAGGGTCCGGTGCCGGGCAGGCCGGTGCGGATCGGGTTCAGGGCGGGGTCGTAGACGGCTTCCATGCCCGCGTTGAGGTCGGTGCCGAGGATCACCGGGGCTCCGGCGGCCCAGGTCTCGATGTGCGCCATGACCTGCGAGGAGCCGTTGTCCGGCTTGATGTACTGGGCGAGGTGGGTGGTGCAGGCGAGCGTGGTGCGGCCGTCGACCGGGCCGCGCGCGCAGAGCACCGAGCGGGCCTCCTCGTTCGCCGGGACGGTCAGGTTCGCCACGTACCGCTCCACGGCCGGGGCCTTGACGAAGACGCCGAGGCCGAACCGGGCGTCGCCGGTGGCGGACCACTTCGCGCAGTCGGGGTCGGTCGTGGTGGAGGTCCACACGCCCTTGTAGCCGGGGAGGGAGTCGCGCAGGGCGGCCCACTGGCCGATGCACAGCTCCTGGAGCATGAGGGCGTCGGTGTCCCAGGCCAGGACCTCCTCGCGGAGTTCGGCCGTCCAGGCGGCCGGGTCGAGGTCGCTCCGGCAGGTGTGCGCGCCGCAGACGTTGTACGTGATCGTGCGCACCGGCGGCGCGGTGGCCGGGTCCACGGTGTCGGCCGCGGCCACGGTCACCGTGCCGGCGAGCAGCGCCAGGGCGGCGGTGAGCCGAACTCCCCAGCGCAGGGCGATTCTTCGGAGGGTGGTCATTCGGATCAGCCTACTGATCATTCTGACGCGTACCGATCACGAGAAACCGGCCGTGAGGTCCGCCCGGCGGGCGGGCGTCGGCGCGCTGCCGCGCCGCCGGGCGGAAGTTGTGCGGGCTCCGGGCCGGGGTCAGCCGCCGAGCGCGGTGAACCGGGCGCGCAGCTCGGCCGCGCCCTGCTCGGTCAGGGCTCCGTGGAGCCGCATCCGGGCGACGCCGCCGTCGGGGAAGGCGTCGAGGCGGACGTGGGTGACGACGGCCTGGGCGGGCAGTTTGAAGCGGTGCAGGGTGTCGGGCTGGAGCTTGGTGCGGGGGATGATCTCGAACCACTCGCCCGACTCGCCGTTGCGGCCCTGGAGGGCGATCCAGCCGGCCGAGTTGCCCTTGAGGTAGGCGGTGTCGATCTCGACGGCGCGAACGGCACCCTGCGCGGCGAGCCGGAAGCGCACCCAGTCGTTGGTGCCGCGCACCCGGCGGCGGCGGTTCTCCCAGCCGTCGTCCATCTTGCGGGAGGTGCCGGGCAGGATGATCTGGGTCGGCGAGGAGTAGAACCTGTCCGAGGCGTCCTCGTACGCACCGCCGTTGAGCACGGAGATCAGGTCGAGGGTGCCGAGCAGCTCCAGCCACTCGGGGTCGGGCACGACCTCGCCGTGGACGCGGAGGCGGGCGATGCCGCCGTCGGGGTGCTGGCAGACCCGCACGTGGGTGAAGCGGCGCTCGGCGTCGATCTCGAAGCCGTTGGCGGCGTGGCCGCGGACGGGGGTGGGCGGGACGAGCTCCTCCCACTTCACGTCGTCGGCGAGCAGCTGCTCGGGGCTGGGCGACCCCTCCACCGCGGTGGCCTGGATGCTCACGCGCTGCGGGTAGTTGCCGCGGAAGTGGGCGGTGTCGACGATGATCCCGCGGATCACGCCGGGGGCGCCGAGCCGGACGATCGCCCAGTCGTGGTCCTCGGGGGCGGGGAAGACGTTCTCGGCGTCGGCGCCGCGGCGGCGGCGGGTCTCCCAGCCGTCCATGATCTTGCCCTTGTGGCCGAAGTGCTCCGGGTCGAAGACGGCCCGCTCGCGGACGAGGAGGTTCTCCCGCTCGGCGAAGAACTCGTCGTTCGCCGCGACGACGCCGCCGCCGAGCCGGCGGTCGGCGAGGTCGACCAGTTCGGTGAAGGGGAAGTCACCGGTGCGGTAGTCGGCGTACGGGTCGCCGCCGGAGTACGGGGCGGCGTCGTTGGCGTGCGGGTCCTGGTCCTGGCTCGTCTCGAAGGTCATGCCTCGACTGTGCGCCCGGAGGACCTGGTCGGTCCATCGAATGTTTTCGACGATGCCGTTCAGTTCTGCTGAACGGTCTCCCGCTGGGCGGCCGCCTGCCGCAGCGCGGCGAGCACCCGGGCCACCGCCGGACCCCCCTCCGCCCCGCGCCGCACCGCCGCGACGACATGACGGCGCGGCTGGTCGGCCGCCAGCACCCGCATGACCACCCCGGTACGCCGCTCGGCGGCGGCCATCCGGGGCACCAGGGCCACCCCCATCCCGGCCTCGACCATGGCGAGGATCGCGGTCCAGCCGGAGGCGCTGTGGGCCTGCTCGGGCACGAACCCCGCGGCCTCGCAGGCGGCGGTGGTGATCTCCGACCAGGGGCCCGAGCCGCCGAAGATCCACGGCTCGGCGGCGAGGTCGGCGAGCCGCAGACCGGGGGCGTCGGCGTGCGGGTGCCCGGCGGGCAGCGCCACGTCGAGCGGGTCGGCGAGCAGCGGGACCCGGCTGAACTTCGGGTCGTTCACGGCGGGCGCGTGGGCGGCGAGCGAGAGCGCCAGATCGACCTCGCCGGCTGCGAGCAGTTCGTACGCCTCCGCCGCCTCGGCCTCCCGGATCCGGACGTCGAGGCCGGGGTGCGCGGTGCGCAGCTGCCGGACGGCGGGGACGACGAGGGCGGGCACGGACGTCGAGAACGCCGCGACCCGCACCTGTCCCGCCTCGCCCCGCAGATAGCCGTCGAGTTCGGCGTCGGCGCGCTCCAGCTGGGCGAAGACCACCTCCGCGTGCCGCAGCACGAGGTGGGCGGCGTCGGTGAGGCGGACCCGGCGGCCCTGCGCCTCCAGGAGCCGCACGCCGAGCTGCTTGGCGAGGTTGGTGAGCTGCTGCGAGACGGCCGAGGGGGTCATGAGCAGCGCCTCCGCGGTCGCGGTGACGGTGCCGCGGTCGCGGAGGGTGCGGAGGATCTGGAGCTTCTTGATGTCCCACTCGGTCATGGGGCGCAACCTACCGGGCCGAGCTGAGCGCCACTCCGCCGAGGATGAGCGCCATGCAGGCCGCGCCGAGGGCGCCGAGCCGCTCACCGAGCAGGGCGTACGAGAGGAGGGCGACGCAGACCGGCTGGAGGTAGTAGACGATCCCCGCGCGGGCGGCGCCGATGAGGGAGACGGCCTTGTTCCAGGCGAAGAAGGCGACGGCCGAGGACGCGACGCCGACGTAGAGCAGCGGGCCGACCGTGCCGGCGCCGACGGTGAACCCGCCCTGGACGGCGAGGGACACGGCGTACACGGGGGCGAGCATCAGCGCGCCGAGGAGGAAGGTGACGAAGAGGAAGGCGAGTCCGCCGATCTCGGCCGGCCTGCGCTTCAGCAGGGCGCTGTAGGAGGCGAAGGAGAGGGCCGCGGCGAACATCCACAGGTCGCCGGCGCCGAGGTCGAGGGCGAGGGAGCCCTTGCCGACGAGGAGCAGGACGCCGATGACGGCGGCCGCCATGCCGAGGACGCGGCGGGTGCCGAGGCGTTCGCCGCCGAGCCGGGACCAGACCGCCATGATCACCGGGGAGGCGGCCATGATCATGCCCATGTTGGTGGCGGAGGTGGTCAGTCCGGCCTGGTGCACCAGGGTGTTGTAGAGCGCGACGCCGAGGAGCGAGGCGAGCGCGACGAATCCGAGGTGCCGGCGGATGGCCTTCCGCTGCCGCCAGAACGGGCGGGCGGCGAACGGGGCGACGGCGACGAGGGCGATGACCCAGCGCCAGAAGACGGCCTGGACGGGTGGGACCGAGTCGGCCATGCCGCGGGTGGCGACGAAGCTGCCGGACCAGACGACGGTGGCGAGCAGGGCGAGGAGCACGCCGAAGCCGGCGCCTCGGGCGGGCGCCGGCTTCCGGGTGGCGGTGGGGGTGGGAGTCGCGGTGGGAGTGGTGGTCTCGGTGGGGGTGGGGGTCTCGGTGGGGGTGGGCGTCGGGTGGCGGGCGGTGATCAGGCTCATGCGGCCTACCGTCGCACTCCCGAACCTTCCAGGTCCATCGAAACTTCCTGACCGTTCTTTTCAGTTGTGCTGAACGATTCGACGATCTGGCCCTCCGGGGCGGGGACCTTCGGCGTACGGGGGCTCAGCTGGCCCGCCAGGGTGGCACCGAAGGCGATCGCCATGCCGAGCAGCTGCACCGCGCCGAGCGCCTGGCCGAGCGCCGCCCAGCCGATGATCGCGGCGGTGATCGGCGACAGCGGGCCGAGCAGGGTGGCCGAGGAGGCGCTGAGCCGCTCGATGCCGCGGAACCAGAGGAAGTAGGAGATCGCGGTGTTGCCGAAGGCGAGGTAGGCGTAGCCGGCCAGGTTGGTGCCGGTGAGGGCCGGCGGGGCACCCTCGATCAGAAAGGCGATCGGCAGGATGACCAGGCCGCCCGCGGTGAGCTGCCAGCCGGTGAGGGCGAGGGCGCCGACGCCCTCGGGGCGGCCCCAGCGCTTGGCGAAGACGACGCCCGCCGACATCGAGAGCGAGGAGAGCAGTCCGGCGAGCACGCCGACCGTGTCGAAGGCCGCTCCGGCCTTGAGGACCACGAGGCTGACGCCGAAGGCGGCGGCGATGGCGGTGAGCAGGGTCTTCACCGTGGGCTTCTCACCGAGGAAGAGGGCGGCGAGACCGACGACGAAGAGCGGGCCGACCGAGCCGACGACGGCGGCGACGCCGCCGGGGAGCCGGTAGGCGGCGAGGAAGAGCAGCGGGAAGAAGGCGCCGATGTTCAGGGCCCCGAGGACGGCCGACTTCCACCACCAGGCGCCCTGCGGGAGCTTGCGGGTGAGCGCCAGGAGCATCAGACCGGCGGGCAGGGCCCGCATCAGGCCGGTGAAGAGCGGCCGGTCGGGCGGCAGGAACTCGGTGGTGACGAAGTAGGTGGAGCCCCAGGAGATCGGGGCCAGGGCGGTGAGTGCGACGACGGCTGCCTTGCGGGACATGACGGTCTCCCCCTTGCTGCGGATGCCGGTCCGAGGACCCCAGACCCTCCCGGTCTGGCTTGGCGGTAATTAACTTACCACTAAGCTACTCACTTGCAAGTGGCTTTCTTGCCATCGACTCACGAGGAAGAGGAGACTGCTCGCATGGACACCAAGACCCCCGGCCCCGCCCGCGACGCCGTCGACGCCATCACCGACCAGTGGGCGGCCGTCCGCCCCGACCTGGACACCGTGCCGATGGCCGTGTTCGGGCGGATCTACCGGCTCGCCAACGCCATGCGCGGCCGGGTGGACAAGGCATACGCGCCCTACGGCCTGGCGCTCGGGGAGTTCGACGTGCTCGCGACCCTGCGCCGCTCGGGCGAGCCGTACACGCTCTCGCCGCGCGAGCTGACGGCGACGCTGATGATCACCACCGGCGGGATGACCGGCCGGCTGGACAAGCTGGAGAAGGCGGGGCTCGTCACCCGCAGCCCCGATCCGCACGACCGGCGCGGACTGCGGGTCACCCTCACCGAGCACGGCAGGGAGCTGGTGGACCAGTCGGTCACGGCCGGTCTCGCGCAGCAGCGGGCGGCCCTGGAGGGCGCGCTCGACGCGGAGGAGGCGGAGCAGCTGGCCGGGCTGCTGCGGAAGCTGCTCGCGACCACGGCGTAGGCCCGCTCAGGGCCCGTACGGGGTCCGCCCGGACGCACGCGAGGGCGCCGCGCGGTACGTCGGTACCGTGCGGCGCCCTCGGCGAAACGGAGGAGGAGGCGGTCAGGCCTTCTTGGACTTGTCGAGCAGCATCACCAGACCGGCGATGACCAGGAACAGCACCAGCGGTGCGGCCACGAACAGGCCGAGGGTCTCGATGACCTCCAGCTTGGGGGCCGGGTCGTCGCCGTCGTCGCGGGTGAGCGCGAGCGCGGGGGACGACATGAGCAGCATCATCAGCGTCGTACCGGCCGCGAGCGAGCCGGCGCGCAGTGCGTTCTTCTTGTCCACGGTGCAAACGTAGCGAACACCTAATCGGACCGCGCGCCCGGGGGTGCCGTACGGGCGTCCGCGGGGGTGCCGGGCCCCTCCGGGGCCGCCGTCCGCGCGTGCAGTTCGCGCAGCAGCGCGTGCGCCCGGGGCGAGGCCGCGAGGCCCTCCAGGGTCAGCGGCTGCCCCTCCGCGTCCGCCAGCGGAAGCCGCCAGTTGGGGTACTCGTCCCAGGTGCCCGGCAGGTTCTGCGGTCTGCGGTCGCCCACCGCGTCCGGCAGCCACACCCCCACCATGCGGGCCGGGGTGTCGAGCAGGAACCGGTGGACCGCCCTGATCTCCGCCTCCTCCTCCCCCGGCCCCTCCGGCAGCAGCCCGCGCCGCTGGAACAGGCCCAGCCACTCGGCGGTCCCCGCCGCGTCCGCCGCCCGCTCGCGCTCCAGGTCGCCGGAGAGCAGCCCGAGCCGGTGCCGCAGCGTGACGTGGTCCCCGGCGAGCCGGGCGGCGGTCGGGGGCAGGTCGTGGGTGGTGGCGGTGGCCACGCAGTCGGCGCGCCAGGCGTCCGGGGACAGCGGGCGGCCGGTGCCCTCCCAGTCCCGCTCGAACCAGAGCACGGAGGTGCCGAACACCCCGCGCCCGGCCAGCTCCTCCCGGACGCCCGGCTCGACCGTGCCGAGGTCCTCGCCGATGACGAGCGCCCCGGCCCGGTGCGCCTCCAGGACGAGGACGGCGAGCATCGCCTCGGCGTCGTAGCGGACGTAGGTGCCCTCGGTGGGCTCGCGGCCCTCCGGCACCCACCAGAGCCGGAACAGGCCCATCACGTGGTCGATGCGCAGCGCGCCCGCGTGCCGCAGGAGTTCACGCAGGAGACCGCGGTACGGGGCGTAGCCCGCGGCGGCGAGCGCGTCGGGCCGCCAGGGCGGCAGGCCCCAGTCCTGGCCGCGGGAGTTGAAGGCGTCGGGCGGGGCGCCGACCGACATGCCCGCGGCGAAGGCCTCCTGCTGGGCCCAGGTGTCGGAGCCCTCCGGGTGGACGCCGACCGCCAGGTCGTGGACGATCCCGACCTCCATCCCGGCCTCGCGGGCGGCCGCGGCGGCGGCGGCGAGCTGCCGGTCCGTCAGCCAGGCGAGCCGGCAGTGGAAGTCGACCCGGGCGGCGAGGGCGGGGTCGTCGCGGACGACGGCCTCCGCGCCGCGCGGGCTGCGGAGCTCCTCGGGCCAGCCGCGCCAGTGCGGTCCGTGCCGCTCGGCGAGAGCCTGGTAGGTGGCGTGGTCCTCCAGGGCACGGCCGCGCGCGGCGAGGAAGTCGTGGAAGTCGGCGCGCCGCCCGGGGCCGAGCTCGACGCTCCCGACGACGAGTTCGAGGGCGCGCCGCTTGACCTCCCACACCGCGTCCCGGTCGATGGCCGCGCCCTTGCCGAGGACCCGCTCGCGCAGTTCCGCGGCCTCGGCCAGGACGCGGTCGAGCTCCTCGCGGCGCTCGGGGCCGACCAGGGCGTACTCGGGGATCTCCTCGATCCGCAGATGGACCGGGTCCGGGAAGCGGCGCGAGGAGGGGCGGTACGGGGAGGGGTCGCTCGGCGACCCGGGCACGCCCGCGTGGAGCGGGTTGACCTGGACGAAGCCGGCGCCGTGCGTGCGGCCCGCCCAACTGGCGAGTTCGCGCAGGTCCCCCAGGTCGCCCATGCCCCAGGAGCGGCTGGAGAGCAGCGAGTAGAGCTGGACGAGCAGCCCGTACGCGCGCCGCCCGGGCCCGGGTACGCGCGCGGGGCTGACGATCAGGGTGGCGGTGGCGGCGCGCCCGTCGGGGGACTCGGCCTCGACGGTGTGGACGCCGAGGGGCAGCCGCTCCCAGTCCCGGCCGGTGACGACGGCGCCGTCCTCGGTGGTGACCCGGAGCCGGGTGCCCGGCGGCAGGTCCGCCGGCGGTCCGGCGGGCTCCACCCCCTGGCGCCGGACCAGGGTCGGGGGCAACAGGCGCTCCCGGTCGGCCCGTTCCGCCGCGTCCAGGGCGGCGGCGACCGCTTCCGGCGTGGCCGCGTCCACGCCGAGGGCGCCGAGGACGGCCACCACGGTCGCGTCCGGCACGGGCACGGTGACGCCCGCGGAGGGGCTGTGGTCGGTGGCGACGCCGTGACGGGCGGCGAGG is from Streptomyces venezuelae ATCC 10712 and encodes:
- a CDS encoding MarR family winged helix-turn-helix transcriptional regulator, which gives rise to MDTKTPGPARDAVDAITDQWAAVRPDLDTVPMAVFGRIYRLANAMRGRVDKAYAPYGLALGEFDVLATLRRSGEPYTLSPRELTATLMITTGGMTGRLDKLEKAGLVTRSPDPHDRRGLRVTLTEHGRELVDQSVTAGLAQQRAALEGALDAEEAEQLAGLLRKLLATTA
- a CDS encoding DMT family transporter, with translation MSLITARHPTPTPTETPTPTETTTPTATPTPTATRKPAPARGAGFGVLLALLATVVWSGSFVATRGMADSVPPVQAVFWRWVIALVAVAPFAARPFWRQRKAIRRHLGFVALASLLGVALYNTLVHQAGLTTSATNMGMIMAASPVIMAVWSRLGGERLGTRRVLGMAAAVIGVLLLVGKGSLALDLGAGDLWMFAAALSFASYSALLKRRPAEIGGLAFLFVTFLLGALMLAPVYAVSLAVQGGFTVGAGTVGPLLYVGVASSAVAFFAWNKAVSLIGAARAGIVYYLQPVCVALLSYALLGERLGALGAACMALILGGVALSSAR
- the malQ gene encoding 4-alpha-glucanotransferase; the protein is MTLARLAARHGVATDHSPSAGVTVPVPDATVVAVLGALGVDAATPEAVAAALDAAERADRERLLPPTLVRRQGVEPAGPPADLPPGTRLRVTTEDGAVVTGRDWERLPLGVHTVEAESPDGRAATATLIVSPARVPGPGRRAYGLLVQLYSLLSSRSWGMGDLGDLRELASWAGRTHGAGFVQVNPLHAGVPGSPSDPSPYRPSSRRFPDPVHLRIEEIPEYALVGPERREELDRVLAEAAELRERVLGKGAAIDRDAVWEVKRRALELVVGSVELGPGRRADFHDFLAARGRALEDHATYQALAERHGPHWRGWPEELRSPRGAEAVVRDDPALAARVDFHCRLAWLTDRQLAAAAAAAREAGMEVGIVHDLAVGVHPEGSDTWAQQEAFAAGMSVGAPPDAFNSRGQDWGLPPWRPDALAAAGYAPYRGLLRELLRHAGALRIDHVMGLFRLWWVPEGREPTEGTYVRYDAEAMLAVLVLEAHRAGALVIGEDLGTVEPGVREELAGRGVFGTSVLWFERDWEGTGRPLSPDAWRADCVATATTHDLPPTAARLAGDHVTLRHRLGLLSGDLERERAADAAGTAEWLGLFQRRGLLPEGPGEEEAEIRAVHRFLLDTPARMVGVWLPDAVGDRRPQNLPGTWDEYPNWRLPLADAEGQPLTLEGLAASPRAHALLRELHARTAAPEGPGTPADARTAPPGARSD
- the alc gene encoding allantoicase, whose protein sequence is MTFETSQDQDPHANDAAPYSGGDPYADYRTGDFPFTELVDLADRRLGGGVVAANDEFFAERENLLVRERAVFDPEHFGHKGKIMDGWETRRRRGADAENVFPAPEDHDWAIVRLGAPGVIRGIIVDTAHFRGNYPQRVSIQATAVEGSPSPEQLLADDVKWEELVPPTPVRGHAANGFEIDAERRFTHVRVCQHPDGGIARLRVHGEVVPDPEWLELLGTLDLISVLNGGAYEDASDRFYSSPTQIILPGTSRKMDDGWENRRRRVRGTNDWVRFRLAAQGAVRAVEIDTAYLKGNSAGWIALQGRNGESGEWFEIIPRTKLQPDTLHRFKLPAQAVVTHVRLDAFPDGGVARMRLHGALTEQGAAELRARFTALGG
- a CDS encoding LysR family transcriptional regulator, producing MTEWDIKKLQILRTLRDRGTVTATAEALLMTPSAVSQQLTNLAKQLGVRLLEAQGRRVRLTDAAHLVLRHAEVVFAQLERADAELDGYLRGEAGQVRVAAFSTSVPALVVPAVRQLRTAHPGLDVRIREAEAAEAYELLAAGEVDLALSLAAHAPAVNDPKFSRVPLLADPLDVALPAGHPHADAPGLRLADLAAEPWIFGGSGPWSEITTAACEAAGFVPEQAHSASGWTAILAMVEAGMGVALVPRMAAAERRTGVVMRVLAADQPRRHVVAAVRRGAEGGPAVARVLAALRQAAAQRETVQQN
- a CDS encoding EamA family transporter produces the protein MSRKAAVVALTALAPISWGSTYFVTTEFLPPDRPLFTGLMRALPAGLMLLALTRKLPQGAWWWKSAVLGALNIGAFFPLLFLAAYRLPGGVAAVVGSVGPLFVVGLAALFLGEKPTVKTLLTAIAAAFGVSLVVLKAGAAFDTVGVLAGLLSSLSMSAGVVFAKRWGRPEGVGALALTGWQLTAGGLVILPIAFLIEGAPPALTGTNLAGYAYLAFGNTAISYFLWFRGIERLSASSATLLGPLSPITAAIIGWAALGQALGAVQLLGMAIAFGATLAGQLSPRTPKVPAPEGQIVESFSTTEKNGQEVSMDLEGSGVRR
- a CDS encoding FG-GAP repeat domain-containing protein encodes the protein MTTLRRIALRWGVRLTAALALLAGTVTVAAADTVDPATAPPVRTITYNVCGAHTCRSDLDPAAWTAELREEVLAWDTDALMLQELCIGQWAALRDSLPGYKGVWTSTTTDPDCAKWSATGDARFGLGVFVKAPAVERYVANLTVPANEEARSVLCARGPVDGRTTLACTTHLAQYIKPDNGSSQVMAHIETWAAGAPVILGTDLNAGMEAVYDPALNPIRTGLPGTGPFVEADENDRDFFTENCLTSGATSCHSGEPTVASGRKFDHVFLSARDFHTVRADAFEPESPGTKPLSDHKLLRAAARLGSGVDTDLTGDGRPDVLAVKDDGNLRLYPGTGDGGLGTPRLIGTGGWSGAVVSHRGDWTGDGHPDVLARIGNDLWVYPGTGGGELGPRLAMGGRPTGWSGLTPLAAGDVDGDGLPDVLVRSGTGLWLHRGGEPKAGQPTFAPRAALQIGDAEWAGYDVLTPGDVDGDKKADVWARDRATGAVKQYPSRGTQHLGTDPATLGGATAAVADRRLLLSAGDVNGDKVPDLWSTRSEGTAENLEFLPGTPTGFGPAVTVGTGGWQWIDSLG